A section of the Streptomyces xinghaiensis S187 genome encodes:
- a CDS encoding sensor histidine kinase — protein MKGPSVRGRLPLRGRGGRLSLRGRLLTISVLLLVAALLASTAVLVTLLRRDLVHQVDDRLRTAAAVAARVPVPSGVAGGPVEGAPSGDFYLAYLDADGQVLRVVRSAEGNAPGLPALDAAAVGARGGRPFEAPSAGGGDAWRVIAEPIPGADGEAPGEGAAHGGSVVVAGSLSQVGATIRQLGVRVLVIDSLVLMLLGVVGWFAVGAGLRPLRRIEATAAAIAGGDLTHRVPRPVSTRTELGRLSAALNGMLDRIEAGDAARDATEQRMRRFLADASHELRTPLFGIKGFTELYRMGGMPERTDVDAAMGRIEREAGRLVRLVEDLLLLARLDEGAAGADLPLRLTPMDLRTLAADALHDLRALDPGRPVTLTGPGGGRPGGAPVLGDEARLRQVTSNLVGNAIAHTAPGTPVRIGVGTEQGRAVLELRDEGPGMSAEQAARAFDRFYRADSARGRAEGGGAGLGLAIVDSLVSAHRGRVEIHTAPGAGATVRVLLPLAP, from the coding sequence GTGAAGGGGCCCTCGGTACGCGGCCGGCTCCCGCTCCGTGGCCGGGGCGGCCGGCTCTCGCTGCGCGGCCGGCTGCTGACGATCTCCGTGCTGCTGCTCGTGGCGGCCCTGCTCGCCAGCACCGCCGTGCTCGTCACCCTGCTCCGGCGGGACCTGGTGCACCAGGTGGACGACCGGTTGCGCACCGCCGCCGCGGTGGCCGCCCGCGTCCCCGTACCGTCCGGCGTGGCGGGCGGCCCCGTGGAGGGGGCGCCGTCCGGGGACTTCTACCTGGCCTACCTCGACGCGGACGGCCAGGTGCTGCGCGTCGTGCGGTCGGCCGAGGGAAACGCCCCCGGGCTGCCGGCGCTCGACGCGGCGGCGGTCGGCGCACGCGGCGGCCGCCCCTTCGAGGCCCCGTCCGCCGGCGGCGGCGACGCGTGGCGGGTGATCGCCGAACCGATCCCGGGGGCTGACGGGGAGGCACCGGGCGAGGGGGCCGCGCACGGCGGCAGTGTCGTCGTCGCCGGCTCCCTCTCGCAGGTCGGCGCGACGATCCGGCAGCTCGGCGTCCGGGTGCTGGTCATCGATTCCCTGGTGCTCATGCTGCTCGGCGTGGTCGGTTGGTTCGCCGTAGGCGCCGGGCTGCGCCCCCTGCGCCGGATCGAGGCGACCGCGGCGGCCATCGCCGGCGGCGACCTGACGCACCGTGTCCCTCGACCGGTTTCGACGCGCACCGAGTTGGGCCGTCTGTCCGCCGCGCTCAACGGCATGCTGGACCGGATCGAAGCGGGCGACGCCGCCCGGGACGCGACCGAGCAGCGCATGCGCCGCTTCCTCGCGGACGCCAGCCATGAACTGCGGACGCCCCTCTTCGGCATCAAGGGCTTCACCGAGCTGTACCGGATGGGCGGCATGCCCGAACGCACCGACGTCGACGCCGCCATGGGCCGCATCGAGCGCGAAGCAGGCAGGCTCGTACGGCTCGTCGAGGACCTGCTGCTGCTCGCGCGCCTGGACGAGGGCGCCGCCGGTGCCGACCTGCCGCTCCGGCTCACCCCCATGGACCTGCGCACCCTGGCTGCCGACGCGCTGCACGACCTGCGCGCGCTCGATCCCGGACGCCCGGTCACCCTTACGGGGCCCGGTGGCGGTCGTCCGGGCGGCGCGCCGGTCCTCGGCGACGAGGCGCGGCTGCGCCAGGTGACCTCCAACCTCGTCGGCAACGCCATCGCCCACACCGCGCCCGGCACCCCGGTACGGATCGGCGTCGGTACCGAGCAGGGCCGGGCGGTTCTCGAACTGCGCGACGAGGGGCCGGGCATGTCGGCGGAGCAGGCCGCCCGTGCGTTCGACCGCTTTTACCGTGCGGACAGCGCCCGCGGCCGGGCCGAGGGGGGCGGGGCGGGCCTCGGCCTCGCCATCGTCGACTCGCTGGTGTCAGCGCACCGGGGACGGGTGGAGATCCACACCGCCCCCGGCGCGGGAGCCACCGTCCGCGTCCTGCTGCCCCTGGCCCCGTAG
- a CDS encoding ABC transporter permease: MRSTLYVVLGTLAFCMGLAALSSTSAGEEYAAMTSADRAVFDPLAISLRSYLLAQIALGLLGGLVITSEYGARTIVGTLTSVPNRVRLLAAKALALVGVTLPVGLLVSLGGFLIGQASLEAAGAPHLGLSDGTALRGVVGCGLYLTLAGLFGLALGTVIRSTTATVTTLFGVLLIVQAFAPALPGALGDWLATYWPPVAGGQIITAYRDPALLAPWSGLAVMAACVAALLAAAFAVFRRRDA, translated from the coding sequence ATGCGGTCCACCCTTTACGTGGTCCTCGGGACCCTGGCGTTCTGCATGGGGCTCGCCGCGCTGAGCAGTACGTCCGCCGGGGAGGAGTACGCGGCGATGACGAGTGCCGACCGGGCGGTCTTCGACCCCCTGGCCATCAGCCTGCGCAGCTATCTGCTCGCACAGATCGCGCTCGGTCTGCTGGGCGGCCTGGTGATCACCTCCGAGTACGGCGCCCGCACGATCGTCGGCACGCTGACGTCCGTGCCGAACCGGGTCCGCCTCCTGGCGGCCAAGGCACTGGCGCTGGTGGGTGTGACGCTCCCGGTCGGGCTCCTGGTGTCACTCGGCGGGTTTCTGATCGGGCAGGCGTCGCTGGAGGCGGCGGGTGCTCCGCATCTGGGACTGTCGGACGGCACGGCGCTGCGCGGCGTCGTGGGCTGCGGGCTGTATCTGACACTGGCGGGTCTGTTCGGGCTCGCTCTCGGTACGGTGATCCGCAGCACGACGGCGACGGTGACGACCCTGTTCGGTGTGCTGCTGATCGTGCAGGCGTTCGCACCGGCACTGCCCGGGGCACTCGGCGACTGGCTGGCGACGTACTGGCCGCCCGTCGCCGGAGGTCAGATCATCACCGCCTACCGTGACCCGGCGCTGCTCGCACCCTGGTCCGGGCTCGCCGTCATGGCGGCGTGCGTCGCGGCCCTGCTGGCCGCCGCGTTCGCCGTCTTCCGCAGGCGCGACGCGTAG
- a CDS encoding response regulator, with protein sequence MTASPTLLVVEDEPTLRELLSASLRIAGFDVLPAATGTQALAAVRERRPDLIVLDVMLPDIDGFEVVRQLRDGRSPVAASHPPVLFLTARDAPEDRIGGLRAGGDDYVTKPFNLEELILRIRAVLRRTSGLQEDGRLTVGDLELDPDSHQVTRAGQPVHLSPTEFSLLRVLMENAGQVLSKARLLELVWHYDFGGDDSIVASYISYLRRKIDAGGEPRLIRTVRGTGYVLRKPRP encoded by the coding sequence ATGACGGCATCACCCACGCTCCTGGTGGTGGAGGACGAGCCGACGCTGCGGGAACTGCTGTCCGCGAGCCTGCGGATCGCCGGCTTCGACGTCCTCCCGGCCGCGACCGGCACCCAGGCCCTGGCCGCCGTGCGCGAGCGGCGCCCCGACCTGATCGTGCTCGACGTGATGCTGCCCGACATCGACGGCTTCGAGGTCGTGCGCCAACTGCGCGACGGGCGTTCCCCGGTGGCGGCGAGCCATCCGCCGGTCCTGTTCCTCACCGCCCGCGACGCGCCCGAGGACCGGATCGGCGGACTGCGGGCGGGCGGCGACGACTACGTCACCAAGCCGTTCAACCTGGAGGAGCTGATCCTGCGGATCCGGGCCGTCCTGCGCCGCACCAGCGGCCTGCAGGAGGACGGCCGGCTGACCGTCGGCGACCTGGAACTGGACCCGGACAGCCACCAGGTGACGCGGGCCGGGCAGCCGGTACATCTCTCCCCCACGGAGTTCAGCCTCTTGCGCGTGCTGATGGAGAACGCCGGACAGGTGCTGTCGAAGGCCCGGCTTCTCGAACTCGTGTGGCACTACGACTTCGGAGGCGACGACTCCATCGTCGCCTCCTACATCAGCTATCTGCGCCGCAAGATCGACGCGGGCGGGGAGCCCCGGCTGATCCGCACGGTGCGCGGCACCGGCTACGTCCTGCGCAAGCCCCGGCCGTGA